In one Pseudomonas hydrolytica genomic region, the following are encoded:
- a CDS encoding FecR domain-containing protein — protein MNRVSARALDEAIAWQLCLDSGEASEQQRQDFARWLAAHPEHGLVWRRLGGIDQQLAAATPAPARRALLQGGQRRRSLRRLGGNALALLLASGIALALLAQQRPLGDYLADYRTAAGEQRDLLLADRSQIRLNSRSALNVAFDDDERRLVLLSGEILIQTAKGDARPFVVETAQGRLRALGTRFLVRRDGDATELIVLQSAVAARPLSGTQERIIQSGEQVRMDSRHLGDSSPAPIGADAWSRGMLVADNLPLQRLIDQLGEYRSGYLGLDPSLAGLRISGSFPLHDSDKALAALPPSLPVRIEQIGPWWTRVVPAEK, from the coding sequence ATGAACCGGGTATCGGCGCGCGCCCTGGATGAGGCCATTGCCTGGCAGCTGTGCCTGGACTCCGGCGAGGCCAGCGAACAGCAACGCCAGGATTTCGCCCGCTGGCTGGCGGCCCATCCCGAGCATGGCCTCGTCTGGCGCAGGCTCGGCGGCATCGACCAGCAACTCGCCGCGGCCACCCCTGCGCCGGCCCGCCGCGCCCTGCTGCAAGGCGGCCAGCGGCGTCGCAGCCTGCGACGCCTGGGGGGCAATGCCCTGGCCCTGCTGCTGGCAAGCGGCATCGCCCTGGCCTTGCTGGCTCAGCAGCGCCCGCTGGGCGACTACCTTGCCGACTATCGCACCGCCGCCGGGGAGCAGCGCGACCTGCTGCTCGCCGACCGCAGCCAGATCCGCCTCAACAGCCGCAGTGCGCTGAACGTTGCGTTCGACGACGACGAGCGCCGCCTGGTGCTGCTCAGCGGTGAAATCCTGATCCAGACCGCCAAGGGCGATGCGCGTCCGTTCGTCGTGGAGACGGCGCAGGGCCGCCTGCGTGCCCTGGGAACGCGCTTTCTGGTGCGTCGCGATGGCGACGCCACCGAGCTGATCGTCCTGCAGTCGGCCGTGGCTGCGCGGCCGCTCTCCGGTACGCAGGAGCGCATCATCCAGAGTGGCGAGCAGGTGCGCATGGACAGCCGGCACCTCGGCGACAGCAGCCCCGCTCCCATCGGCGCCGATGCCTGGAGTCGCGGCATGCTGGTGGCGGACAACCTGCCGCTGCAGCGCCTTATCGATCAACTCGGCGAATACCGTAGCGGCTACCTGGGCCTCGACCCGAGCCTGGCCGGCTTGCGTATCAGCGGCAGCTTCCCGCTGCACGACAGCGACAAGGCCCTGGCCGCGCTGCCACCGAGCCTGCCGGTGCGCATCGAGCAGATCGGCCCCTGGTGGACGCGCGTCGTGCCGGCAGAAAAATAA